The candidate division KSB1 bacterium genome contains the following window.
TGTTCAAAGAGTTCAAGTTGTTGTTTTGGGTTTCCCATTATCTCGAGCCAAAATTTTAAGCAATGTACCGACCGTTAAACCACTTGCGCATTCTCCCCATAATCCATGGAAACAAACCCTGTTCATTATCACCAAGAAATTCATCACCTTTGTGTTTGATTCCATAGTGAACCAGCCCGACGCCGGTTGCGTGAATGGGGCTTTGTGCTAAGTCGGTTAGACCGTTAAATTTATTTGGCACGCCCAATTTAACACTCATATCAAAAATTTCTTCTGCAAGTTCAACCGTACCCTCTAATAAAGAGCCGCCGCCGGTGAGGACCAAACCCGCACTCATCAGATGAACATAGTTCGATTTCTTGATTTCGCGATGAGCCAGAGTCAGAATCTCCTCCATTCTCGGTTGGATAATATCGACGAGATAAGCTTTAGAGAGCCGTCTTTCCGGACGTCCGCCGACTCCGGGCACTTCGATTGTTTCATCACGGAAACCCGGTTTTCGAATTGCGCAGCCGTGCTGTATTTTTATGTTTTCCGCCTGGTCAACTGGTGTGCGCAGCCCAAGGGCCAGATCATTGGTGATACTTTTGCCCCCGAGACCAACTACGGCAGTGTGTCGAATACATTCCTCAAAAAACATGGCGATGTCTGTGGTGCCGCCGCCAAGGTCCATCACAATTACACCGAGTTCTTTTTCGTCTTCTCCCAAAACGGAATAGCTTGAGGCTAACGGCTCAAGCACCAAATCCATGGCCCGCATTCCCGCCCTGCTGATACTCCGGTAAATATTTTGGGCGGAAGTGATCGCCCCGGTGACAATATGGACCTCAACTTCTAAACGTACCCCGGACATACCGACAGGATCTTTGATTCCATGCTGGTCATCGACAATAAATTCTTGCGGCAAAATATGTAGAACTTCTCTATCAATCGGCAAGGCTACCGCCTTCGCCGCATCGATAACCCTTCTGATGTCAGCCGGGGTGATCTCATTATTGGGGCCAGCTACCGCAACGACTCCGCGGCCATTTATGCTGCGAATATGGTCGCCTGCGATTCCTGCAAAAACCTCATCGATCTGGACACCTGCCATGCGCTCGGCCTCTTCAATAGCTGCCTCAATAGAGCGAATGGTTTTTTCCAGGTTGACAACGACCCCCTTTCTTAACCCATCGGATGGACTGGTGCCGACGCCAATTATTGTTGGCTCAGGGGAGCCATTTATTTCTGCAATGATGGCAGCAATTTTGGTGGTTCCAATGTCCAATCCAGCTATATACTTTGACATTTCACACCTTCCTTTTTAAGACAATTAGGATAGGGTTAACTTTTCAAGAATTCCTTGACAATGACTTGATCTTTAAATCTTAAGTCGAAGTATTTGACTTTTAAGAGCTTGTTTTCACTTCTTAAAAGATTCAAAACCTTAAGTAAATTTGCGCTTTTTTTTTGAAGATTATCGTTGCCACAAATGACCGGGATGGCTCCTTCGTTAAGATAAAAGTAAATGCCGGTATTTTCCGAGTAAGAAATTTCAGAAACTTCACTATATAGGGTAAAGTATTTTGCTTT
Protein-coding sequences here:
- the ftsA gene encoding cell division protein FtsA; amino-acid sequence: MSKYIAGLDIGTTKIAAIIAEINGSPEPTIIGVGTSPSDGLRKGVVVNLEKTIRSIEAAIEEAERMAGVQIDEVFAGIAGDHIRSINGRGVVAVAGPNNEITPADIRRVIDAAKAVALPIDREVLHILPQEFIVDDQHGIKDPVGMSGVRLEVEVHIVTGAITSAQNIYRSISRAGMRAMDLVLEPLASSYSVLGEDEKELGVIVMDLGGGTTDIAMFFEECIRHTAVVGLGGKSITNDLALGLRTPVDQAENIKIQHGCAIRKPGFRDETIEVPGVGGRPERRLSKAYLVDIIQPRMEEILTLAHREIKKSNYVHLMSAGLVLTGGGSLLEGTVELAEEIFDMSVKLGVPNKFNGLTDLAQSPIHATGVGLVHYGIKHKGDEFLGDNEQGLFPWIMGRMRKWFNGRYIA